One Herbaspirillum rubrisubalbicans genomic window carries:
- a CDS encoding RNA polymerase sigma factor FliA: MYNVKGKKGKNDVLEQHAPLVKKLAHQLKAKLPPSVEVDDLIQAGMMGLLDAVNRYEETHGAQFETYAVQRIRGAMLDELRSSDWLPRSIRQNARKVEEAMQALLQQLGRQPQETEVAQHMKISLVEYQSLLTECGGHQLIYYEDFHDDEGGHEHFLDRYQTGEADDDPLQSLINGGFRDAVVDSIKALPEREQILMALYYEQEMNLKEIGAVMGVSESRVCQLHSQAISRMRTYLREHSWSGVA, translated from the coding sequence ATGTATAACGTCAAGGGAAAGAAGGGCAAGAACGACGTCCTGGAGCAACATGCGCCGCTGGTCAAGAAATTGGCGCATCAGCTCAAGGCCAAGTTGCCCCCTAGCGTGGAGGTGGACGACCTGATCCAGGCCGGCATGATGGGCTTGCTCGACGCCGTCAACCGTTACGAGGAAACCCATGGCGCGCAGTTCGAGACCTATGCCGTACAGCGCATCCGGGGCGCCATGCTGGATGAACTGCGCAGCAGCGACTGGCTGCCGCGCAGTATCCGCCAGAATGCCCGCAAGGTGGAAGAAGCCATGCAGGCGCTGTTGCAGCAACTGGGGCGCCAGCCGCAGGAAACGGAAGTGGCGCAGCACATGAAGATCAGCCTGGTCGAGTATCAATCGCTGCTGACCGAATGCGGTGGCCACCAGTTGATCTACTACGAAGACTTCCACGACGATGAGGGCGGTCATGAGCACTTCCTGGATCGTTACCAGACTGGCGAAGCCGATGACGATCCGCTGCAGAGCCTGATCAATGGCGGCTTTCGCGACGCCGTGGTCGATTCCATCAAGGCCTTGCCCGAACGCGAGCAGATTTTGATGGCCTTGTACTACGAGCAGGAAATGAACCTCAAGGAAATCGGTGCTGTCATGGGCGTGTCTGAGTCGCGTGTATGCCAGTTGCATAGCCAGGCGATTTCGCGGATGCGAACCTATCTGCGCGAGCATTCCTGGAGCGGGGTGGCCTGA
- the flgF gene encoding flagellar basal-body rod protein FlgF, which yields MDRLVYTAMSGAKHTLEQQASASNNLANATTTGFRAQLNTFRSAPVVGEGLPTRAFVVDSTAGSDFSQGPIQDTGRALDVAVQGRGWIAVQTADGGEAYTRNGSFKINENGILQTQNGQSVQGDGGPITIPPDTTVAIAADGTVSSIPTNGIPNAVNVLGRIKLVNPDEKNLQRGDDGLFRTITGAAQPDANVRLASGALEGSNVNVVEAMVNMINLSRQFEMNMKVIQTAEGDASKATSILSLS from the coding sequence ATGGATCGTCTGGTCTATACAGCGATGTCGGGCGCCAAGCACACGCTTGAGCAACAAGCCAGCGCCAGCAACAACCTGGCTAATGCTACGACTACGGGTTTTCGCGCCCAATTGAATACCTTCCGTTCGGCGCCGGTAGTGGGGGAAGGCTTGCCGACGCGTGCCTTCGTGGTCGATTCCACAGCGGGTAGCGATTTTTCCCAGGGGCCGATCCAGGATACCGGGCGCGCACTGGACGTGGCGGTGCAGGGCCGTGGCTGGATCGCGGTGCAGACCGCCGATGGCGGCGAAGCCTACACCCGCAACGGCAGCTTCAAGATCAACGAGAACGGCATCCTGCAGACTCAGAACGGCCAGTCCGTGCAGGGTGACGGTGGTCCGATCACCATTCCGCCCGACACCACGGTGGCCATTGCGGCCGATGGCACGGTGTCGTCGATTCCGACCAACGGCATTCCCAACGCGGTCAACGTGCTGGGTCGCATCAAGCTGGTCAACCCGGATGAGAAAAACCTGCAGCGCGGTGACGATGGCCTGTTTCGCACCATCACCGGTGCGGCCCAGCCCGACGCCAATGTTCGCCTGGCCAGCGGAGCGCTGGAAGGCAGTAACGTCAACGTGGTGGAGGCGATGGTCAACATGATCAACCTGTCGCGCCAGTTCGAGATGAACATGAAGGTGATCCAGACTGCCGAAGGCGATGCGTCCAAGGCGACGTCGATCCTGTCGCTGTCCTGA
- a CDS encoding flagella synthesis protein FlgN: MNPASKLQLEQAALSRLVEKLRQEQALLAEATAEGLTDIISEKASIVAEMSTLAGNRHLLLGQLGYSEDEAGMQKWMNEQGNETDKDVWASMFELAQDAKELNRVNGLLIGKKLSINQSALTILQGKTSAGNFYGPDGQSSIKSSGRRLGVV, from the coding sequence ATGAATCCGGCCAGCAAGTTGCAACTGGAACAAGCCGCCCTGTCCCGCCTGGTGGAAAAACTGCGTCAGGAACAGGCCTTGCTGGCCGAAGCCACGGCGGAAGGCTTGACCGACATCATCTCCGAAAAAGCCAGCATTGTTGCCGAAATGTCCACCCTGGCCGGCAACCGTCATCTCCTGCTGGGCCAGCTCGGCTACAGCGAAGACGAAGCCGGGATGCAGAAATGGATGAATGAACAAGGCAACGAGACCGACAAGGATGTCTGGGCCAGCATGTTCGAACTGGCGCAGGACGCCAAGGAGTTGAACCGCGTCAATGGCTTGCTGATCGGCAAGAAGCTCTCCATCAACCAGAGCGCCTTGACCATCCTGCAAGGCAAGACCAGCGCCGGCAACTTCTATGGACCGGATGGACAGAGCAGCATCAAGTCCTCTGGTCGCAGGCTGGGCGTGGTCTGA
- the flgA gene encoding flagellar basal body P-ring formation chaperone FlgA: MKHLLRALRPALAALLLLCGSLGQFSPALAQNDPNTPQKQDLQVVQQVAEQFLKSQTSGLPGSVTVTIDPADPRLTLASCLEPQAFMPNGGRLFGRTTVGVKCIAPSPWTIYLRANVQVISDYLVAAVPLAQGQTISASDITRIRGDMSALPSGVLTEESQAIGRVANMSLRAGTPLRMDTIRNQRVVQQGQPVRVVSNGPGFQISTEARALTNANEGQMAQARTAAGQVVSGIAKAGGILEINY; the protein is encoded by the coding sequence ATGAAACACCTTCTCCGCGCCCTGCGCCCCGCCCTGGCCGCCCTGCTCCTGTTGTGCGGCAGCTTGGGACAGTTCTCGCCTGCCCTGGCGCAAAACGACCCCAACACCCCGCAAAAGCAGGACTTGCAAGTCGTGCAACAGGTTGCCGAGCAATTCCTGAAAAGCCAGACTTCTGGCTTGCCCGGCAGCGTCACCGTCACCATTGATCCAGCCGATCCGCGCCTGACCCTGGCCAGTTGCCTGGAACCACAAGCCTTCATGCCTAATGGCGGGCGCCTGTTCGGTCGCACCACGGTGGGCGTCAAGTGCATCGCCCCCTCGCCCTGGACCATTTACCTGCGCGCCAATGTGCAAGTGATCTCGGACTACCTGGTGGCGGCCGTGCCACTGGCCCAAGGCCAGACCATCAGCGCCAGCGACATCACCCGCATCCGTGGCGACATGTCGGCCTTGCCCAGCGGCGTGCTGACCGAAGAGTCGCAGGCCATCGGGCGCGTGGCCAACATGTCCCTGCGCGCCGGCACCCCGCTGCGCATGGATACCATCCGCAACCAACGGGTGGTGCAGCAAGGCCAGCCGGTACGGGTCGTCTCCAATGGTCCGGGCTTCCAGATTTCTACCGAGGCACGTGCCCTGACCAATGCCAACGAGGGCCAGATGGCCCAGGCCCGCACGGCGGCCGGCCAGGTGGTCAGCGGCATTGCCAAGGCCGGCGGGATCCTGGAAATCAATTATTGA
- the flgB gene encoding flagellar basal body rod protein FlgB: protein MVSKLDDYFRFNELALNLRAQRQQVLASNIANADTPNYKARDVNFADALKNALDNKTTAMPPLQLERTSAAHVAGTAPDNGPGSIGGTALQYRTPAQGSVDGNTVDLDVERNEFVDNGIRYEAGVTAVNGQIKAMMNAIQPG from the coding sequence ATGGTCTCTAAGCTCGACGATTACTTCCGTTTCAACGAGTTGGCGCTGAACCTGCGGGCCCAGCGCCAGCAGGTACTGGCATCCAACATCGCCAACGCGGATACGCCCAACTACAAGGCGCGTGACGTCAACTTTGCCGATGCGCTCAAGAACGCGCTGGACAACAAGACCACCGCCATGCCGCCGCTGCAACTGGAGCGCACCTCGGCGGCCCACGTGGCCGGCACGGCGCCCGACAACGGTCCGGGCAGCATCGGCGGTACGGCCTTGCAGTACCGCACGCCGGCGCAGGGCAGTGTGGATGGCAATACGGTCGATCTGGATGTGGAACGCAATGAATTCGTCGACAACGGCATCCGCTATGAAGCCGGCGTCACTGCCGTGAACGGCCAGATCAAGGCCATGATGAACGCCATCCAACCGGGTTGA
- a CDS encoding MinD/ParA family ATP-binding protein: MLERPVPRLFTFFSVLGEEEKSAMLINLAASLAQAKHSVLVVDGDVASTGLLTRIGLRHDVATLQEVARMERTLAEATRRLPEGFSMARIARRSVPQANDPNAGRLAEIFDSLIEQAEITLVNGVLARDESLPVPTMEMGEIVIQVSTTASSIKAAYVLLKSLSDRIGRRPFSLIVNDATEAEARTVYANMAQAASRYLAAQLNFLGSIPADDHIRRATGQGRAVMDVFPFAGAALAFQRLSKRFTAGADSARSTYGMATDGASLGV, translated from the coding sequence ATGCTGGAGCGTCCGGTACCCAGGCTGTTCACCTTCTTCTCGGTGCTGGGCGAAGAAGAGAAAAGCGCCATGCTCATCAATCTGGCAGCCTCGCTGGCGCAGGCCAAGCACAGCGTGCTGGTGGTGGATGGCGACGTTGCCAGTACCGGACTCTTGACCCGCATCGGCCTGCGCCACGACGTGGCCACGCTGCAGGAAGTCGCACGCATGGAGCGTACCCTGGCCGAAGCCACGCGGCGCTTGCCGGAAGGTTTTTCGATGGCGCGCATCGCCCGGCGCAGCGTGCCCCAGGCCAATGACCCGAATGCCGGGCGCTTGGCCGAGATTTTCGACAGCCTTATCGAACAGGCCGAAATCACGCTGGTCAATGGCGTGCTGGCGCGCGATGAATCACTGCCGGTACCGACCATGGAAATGGGCGAGATCGTGATTCAGGTCTCGACTACGGCCTCCTCGATCAAGGCCGCCTATGTCTTGTTGAAGAGCTTGAGCGACCGTATCGGCCGTCGTCCCTTCAGCCTCATCGTCAATGACGCCACTGAGGCCGAAGCGCGTACCGTCTATGCCAACATGGCTCAGGCGGCCAGCCGCTATCTGGCGGCGCAGTTGAATTTCCTCGGGTCCATCCCGGCCGACGACCATATTCGCCGGGCCACCGGTCAGGGCCGGGCAGTGATGGATGTGTTCCCCTTCGCCGGGGCGGCACTGGCTTTCCAGCGTCTGTCCAAGCGATTCACGGCGGGTGCTGACAGCGCTCGCAGCACTTACGGCATGGCTACCGACGGTGCGAGCCTGGGAGTGTGA
- a CDS encoding flagellar hook assembly protein FlgD has product MAIVSNDLLGAMNGASSTSSTSSSSSLDNNSPDAIQNRFLTLLIAQMKNQDPSNPMDNSQLTSQMAQLSTVSGISQLNNSLSTLMSSINSSQALSTANMIGHSVLAPGNSIQLMSDTSKDANGNDVTSQKAVLGVNLSGTASSVIVTIKDSTGAVVHTTDLGTQAAGAVPVIWDGSNDSGGKAPDGKYTFTVSASNNGTAVAATALSFGTVSSVSTAADGVKLNVTNVGTIKPTDVVQIL; this is encoded by the coding sequence ATGGCCATCGTCTCCAATGACCTGCTCGGCGCAATGAACGGTGCGAGCAGCACTTCCAGTACCAGCAGTTCTTCCAGCCTCGACAACAACAGCCCGGATGCGATCCAGAACCGCTTCCTGACGCTGCTGATTGCGCAGATGAAGAATCAGGATCCCAGCAACCCGATGGACAACTCGCAGCTGACCAGCCAGATGGCCCAGTTGTCGACGGTCTCGGGCATCAGCCAGTTGAACAACTCGCTGTCCACGCTGATGAGCAGCATCAATTCCTCGCAAGCGCTGTCCACGGCCAACATGATCGGCCACAGCGTGCTGGCACCGGGCAACAGCATCCAGTTGATGAGCGACACCAGCAAGGATGCCAACGGCAACGATGTCACCAGCCAGAAGGCGGTGCTGGGCGTGAACCTGTCCGGCACGGCTTCTTCGGTGATCGTCACCATCAAGGACTCCACCGGCGCCGTGGTGCACACCACCGATCTCGGTACCCAGGCAGCAGGTGCCGTCCCGGTGATCTGGGATGGCAGCAATGACTCGGGTGGCAAGGCCCCCGATGGCAAGTACACCTTCACCGTCAGCGCCTCCAACAATGGCACCGCAGTGGCGGCCACGGCGCTGTCTTTCGGCACCGTCTCCAGCGTCTCGACGGCCGCGGACGGCGTCAAGCTCAATGTCACCAACGTCGGCACCATCAAGCCGACCGACGTGGTGCAGATTCTTTAA
- the flgC gene encoding flagellar basal body rod protein FlgC has product MSLSNIFNVAGSAMSAQAQRLNATASNIANADSATSPDGTPYKAKQVVFQAIPVGDVKDSGVKVAAVVEDQAPPKLVYDPKHPLADGNGYVAMPNVNPVEEMVNMISASRSYQTNVETMNTAKAMLVKTLTIGQ; this is encoded by the coding sequence ATGTCCCTTTCCAATATCTTCAATGTGGCCGGTTCGGCCATGAGCGCCCAGGCCCAGCGCCTCAATGCCACGGCCAGCAACATCGCCAACGCCGACAGCGCCACCAGCCCCGACGGTACGCCCTACAAGGCCAAGCAGGTGGTGTTCCAGGCCATTCCTGTGGGTGACGTCAAGGATAGCGGCGTGAAGGTGGCTGCCGTGGTCGAGGACCAGGCGCCGCCCAAGCTGGTCTACGACCCCAAGCACCCGCTGGCCGATGGCAATGGCTATGTGGCCATGCCCAACGTCAATCCGGTCGAGGAAATGGTCAACATGATCTCGGCTTCCCGTTCCTACCAGACCAACGTGGAAACGATGAATACGGCCAAGGCCATGCTGGTCAAGACCCTTACCATCGGACAATAA
- the flhA gene encoding flagellar biosynthesis protein FlhA: protein MATKLNTMKIPAWVPVKSGRALAAPILIVMMLAMMVLPLPAFMLDLLFSFNISLSVIVLMTALYTVKPLDFIAFPAVLLVSTMLRLSLNVASTRIVLTEGHTGPDAAGKVIEAFGHFLIGGNYTVGIVVFVILTIINFMVVTKGAGRIAEVGARFTLDAMPGKQMAIDADLNAGLIGEPEARARRKEVAQESEFYGAMDGASKYVRGDAVAGIIVTVVNIVGGLVVGMVQHDLAFDAALKNYTLLAIGDGLVAQIPSLIISTAAGVVVSRVANDQDVGGQLINQLFAKPEVLYITAVIIGGMGLIPGMPHIAFILLAAAMGGGAYAIGKRVEKTKAEAAAAAPQATASAAAPAEGEEATWSDVMPVDTLGLEVGYRLIPLVDKGQGGELLKRIKGIRKKFAQEVGFLSPPIHIRDNLELKPSAYRITLKGVEVGNGEAHAGQYLAINPGMVTGPLPGMMTSDPAFGLPAVWIDNSLREQASTMGYTVVDAGTVVATHLNHLITTHAAELLGRQEVQSLLDHLGKEAPKLVEDLVPKMLPLGTLQKVLQNLLAEGVHIRDMRTIIETLAEHAARIQDPTDLTAIVRIALGRAIVQQIFPGESELAVMALDSKLERLLMQALQASGDSGGIEPGLADSLVQQTEMAAQRQEQMGFAPVLLVGAPLRTLLARFLRRALPQLRVLSHAEVPESKTIKVTSLVGGQA from the coding sequence ATGGCGACCAAACTCAATACCATGAAAATCCCGGCCTGGGTGCCGGTCAAGAGCGGCAGGGCACTGGCGGCCCCGATCCTCATCGTCATGATGCTGGCGATGATGGTGTTGCCGCTGCCGGCCTTCATGCTGGATCTGCTGTTCAGCTTCAACATTTCGCTCTCGGTGATTGTGCTCATGACCGCGCTCTACACGGTCAAGCCGCTGGACTTCATCGCCTTCCCAGCGGTGCTGCTGGTGTCGACCATGCTGCGCCTGTCGCTCAACGTGGCCTCCACCCGTATCGTGCTGACTGAAGGCCACACCGGCCCGGATGCCGCCGGCAAGGTGATCGAGGCTTTCGGCCACTTCCTCATCGGTGGCAACTACACCGTCGGTATCGTGGTGTTCGTGATTTTGACCATCATCAACTTCATGGTGGTGACCAAGGGTGCCGGTCGTATCGCTGAAGTGGGTGCACGCTTTACCCTGGACGCCATGCCTGGTAAGCAGATGGCCATCGATGCCGACCTCAACGCCGGCTTGATCGGTGAGCCTGAAGCCCGCGCCCGCCGCAAGGAAGTGGCGCAGGAGTCGGAGTTCTACGGCGCCATGGATGGTGCCTCCAAGTACGTGCGCGGCGACGCCGTGGCCGGCATCATCGTGACCGTGGTCAACATCGTCGGCGGCCTGGTGGTGGGCATGGTGCAGCACGACCTGGCCTTCGATGCGGCCTTGAAGAACTACACCCTGCTGGCCATCGGTGATGGCCTGGTGGCGCAGATTCCTTCGCTGATCATCTCGACGGCCGCCGGTGTAGTGGTCTCGCGCGTGGCCAACGACCAGGACGTGGGCGGACAACTGATCAACCAGCTCTTCGCCAAGCCTGAAGTGCTCTACATTACCGCTGTCATCATCGGTGGCATGGGCTTGATCCCGGGAATGCCGCACATCGCTTTCATCTTGCTGGCTGCGGCCATGGGCGGCGGCGCCTATGCCATCGGCAAGCGGGTCGAAAAAACCAAGGCCGAAGCGGCGGCCGCCGCACCGCAGGCCACCGCCTCGGCCGCTGCGCCTGCCGAGGGCGAGGAAGCGACCTGGAGCGACGTCATGCCGGTCGATACCCTGGGCCTGGAAGTGGGTTACCGCCTTATTCCGCTGGTGGACAAGGGGCAGGGTGGCGAACTGCTCAAGCGCATCAAGGGCATCCGCAAGAAGTTTGCCCAGGAAGTGGGCTTCCTGTCGCCGCCCATCCATATCCGCGACAACCTGGAATTGAAGCCCTCGGCCTACCGCATTACCTTGAAAGGGGTGGAGGTGGGCAATGGCGAGGCCCATGCCGGCCAATACCTGGCCATCAACCCCGGTATGGTGACCGGTCCCTTGCCGGGCATGATGACGTCCGACCCGGCCTTTGGCCTGCCGGCGGTATGGATCGACAACAGCCTGCGCGAACAAGCCTCCACCATGGGCTATACCGTGGTCGATGCCGGCACCGTGGTGGCCACCCACCTGAACCACTTGATCACTACCCATGCCGCCGAGCTGCTGGGTCGCCAAGAAGTGCAGAGCCTGCTGGACCACCTGGGCAAGGAAGCCCCCAAGCTGGTGGAAGACCTGGTGCCCAAGATGCTGCCGCTGGGCACCCTGCAGAAGGTATTGCAGAACCTCTTGGCCGAAGGCGTGCATATTCGCGATATGCGCACTATCATCGAAACCTTGGCCGAGCACGCCGCACGCATCCAGGACCCGACCGATCTGACGGCGATCGTGCGCATCGCGCTGGGCCGGGCCATCGTGCAACAGATTTTCCCGGGCGAGAGCGAGTTGGCCGTCATGGCCCTCGATTCCAAGCTCGAACGCCTGCTCATGCAGGCCCTGCAAGCCAGCGGCGACAGTGGTGGCATCGAGCCGGGCCTGGCCGATTCGCTGGTACAGCAGACCGAGATGGCGGCGCAGCGCCAGGAGCAGATGGGCTTTGCCCCGGTATTGCTGGTGGGAGCGCCGCTGCGTACCTTGCTGGCGCGCTTCTTGCGCCGCGCCTTGCCACAGTTGCGTGTGCTCTCGCACGCTGAAGTACCCGAGTCGAAAACGATTAAAGTTACCAGCCTAGTTGGAGGGCAAGCATGA
- the flgE gene encoding flagellar hook protein FlgE, protein MSFQQGLSGLNGAAKSLDVIGNNVANASTVGFKQSQTQFADMYANSMNRSGNSPVGIGVTVADVSQQFTQGNITSSNNPLDIAINGDGFFQVSSSLTNQSPMYGRNGQFQLDKNGYIVNPSMNGAYLMGWAAGASGGDPVALQIDTSSIPATTTTTINTKVNLDSRSPNIPTTTVFNANDPTTYTNSTGVTIYDSLGNPYSVQTYYVKNPPNTAVTPPTTTWDVYAKVGSNTLVTTSGGTTPLKLGSMTFNSTGALVSGGSMTIDLTSAGPNANIAAGGGNFASTIALNYAGSTQTGSAFVNLAQNQDGMPPGTLSSFSIDKDGTIVGSYSNQQTKNLGNVVLVNFANPNGLQPLGNNLYQATGAAGSPLVGKPSTGTFGTLQARAVEDSNVDLTAELVNMIVAQRVYQANSQTIKVQDTVLQTLVSLR, encoded by the coding sequence ATGAGTTTTCAACAAGGCCTGAGCGGGCTCAACGGCGCAGCCAAGAGCCTGGACGTCATCGGTAATAACGTGGCCAACGCCAGCACGGTGGGTTTCAAGCAGTCGCAGACCCAGTTTGCCGACATGTACGCCAATTCCATGAACCGTTCCGGCAACTCGCCGGTGGGCATCGGCGTGACCGTGGCCGACGTGTCGCAACAATTCACTCAAGGCAATATCACCTCGTCCAATAACCCGCTGGATATCGCCATCAATGGTGACGGTTTCTTCCAGGTGTCGTCTTCCCTGACCAACCAGTCGCCGATGTATGGCCGCAATGGCCAGTTCCAGCTGGACAAGAACGGTTACATCGTCAATCCCAGCATGAATGGCGCCTACCTGATGGGCTGGGCTGCCGGCGCCTCGGGCGGTGACCCGGTGGCGCTGCAGATCGATACCTCCTCGATTCCTGCCACCACCACCACCACCATCAATACCAAGGTCAATCTGGATTCGCGCTCGCCCAATATTCCGACCACCACGGTCTTCAACGCCAACGATCCGACCACCTATACCAATTCGACCGGCGTCACGATTTACGACAGCCTGGGCAATCCCTATAGCGTGCAGACCTACTACGTCAAGAACCCGCCCAATACGGCGGTCACCCCACCCACCACGACCTGGGACGTGTACGCCAAGGTCGGCAGCAACACCCTGGTGACTACCTCGGGCGGCACCACGCCGCTGAAGCTGGGTTCGATGACCTTCAACTCGACCGGTGCGCTGGTCAGCGGTGGCTCCATGACCATCGACCTCACGTCGGCTGGCCCCAATGCCAACATTGCAGCCGGTGGCGGCAACTTCGCCAGTACCATCGCTCTGAACTATGCCGGTAGTACCCAGACCGGTTCGGCCTTCGTGAACCTGGCACAGAACCAGGACGGTATGCCCCCGGGCACGCTGTCGAGCTTCTCGATCGACAAGGATGGCACTATCGTCGGTTCCTACAGCAACCAGCAGACCAAGAACCTGGGCAACGTGGTGCTGGTCAACTTCGCCAATCCCAACGGCCTGCAGCCACTTGGCAACAACCTGTACCAGGCTACCGGTGCGGCCGGCAGTCCGCTGGTGGGCAAGCCCAGCACCGGTACCTTTGGTACCCTGCAGGCGCGTGCGGTGGAAGACTCCAACGTCGACCTGACTGCCGAGCTGGTCAACATGATCGTGGCCCAGCGTGTCTACCAAGCCAACTCGCAGACCATCAAGGTGCAGGACACCGTGCTGCAGACTCTGGTCAGCCTGCGCTGA
- the flhF gene encoding flagellar biosynthesis protein FlhF yields MNVKKFIANSSREAWRQVREALGPDAVILSNRNIPDGVEILAMANEDMTTLVAPTGARDPNARPPAASLQQQSGQPAAQQPKRPALLSSPVAQQPVRAARAENAPLLDQPAQGRAPARAAEPPATGDARVWRSRRVEQAARPASGAAHESGQADQRPRSALPEFDGKDYDEILSEVMSEIRSMRGVLETQLAEISWGGTQKREPLKGIVLKEMLAAGFSASLSRLITENLPANSKSQDIMFWVKSVLARNLNTLANENELLENGGVFALVGPTGVGKTTTTAKLAARCVMRHGSGKLALITTDGYRIGGYEQLRIYGKILGVMVHSVKDETDLRIALEELKGKHTVLIDTAGVGQRDQMVAEQDAMLAGAGVDIKRLLCLNATATGGTLNEVVHAYSSSGLAGCIITKLDEAATIGNVLDVVIRHKLNLHYVANGQRVPEDLHVANKLYLADRAFKQKRETAPFEFQEGELPGVIGPTAMSMNDKGLREVSFG; encoded by the coding sequence ATGAACGTCAAGAAATTTATCGCCAATTCTTCTCGCGAGGCCTGGCGCCAGGTTCGCGAGGCGCTTGGGCCGGATGCCGTCATTCTCTCCAACCGCAATATTCCTGACGGGGTGGAGATCCTGGCCATGGCCAATGAGGACATGACCACCCTGGTGGCCCCCACCGGGGCGCGCGACCCCAATGCTCGCCCACCGGCGGCATCCTTGCAGCAGCAGTCCGGTCAGCCTGCGGCCCAGCAGCCCAAGCGCCCAGCCTTGCTATCCTCGCCAGTGGCACAGCAGCCGGTGCGTGCAGCGCGTGCCGAGAATGCGCCCTTGCTGGATCAGCCGGCCCAAGGTCGTGCTCCGGCCCGCGCAGCAGAACCGCCCGCTACTGGAGACGCCCGCGTCTGGCGCAGCCGCCGCGTAGAGCAGGCCGCCCGCCCGGCCTCCGGCGCAGCCCATGAGTCGGGTCAAGCGGATCAGCGCCCGCGTTCGGCCCTGCCCGAATTCGATGGCAAGGACTATGACGAAATCCTGTCCGAAGTCATGAGTGAAATCCGCTCCATGCGCGGTGTGCTGGAAACCCAACTGGCCGAGATATCCTGGGGCGGCACGCAAAAGCGCGAACCCCTGAAGGGCATCGTCCTGAAGGAAATGCTGGCGGCCGGTTTCTCGGCCAGCCTGTCGCGCCTGATCACCGAAAACCTGCCTGCCAACTCGAAGTCGCAGGACATCATGTTCTGGGTCAAGTCGGTGCTGGCGCGCAACCTCAATACCTTGGCCAACGAAAACGAGTTGCTGGAAAACGGCGGCGTCTTCGCCCTGGTCGGACCTACCGGCGTGGGCAAGACCACCACCACGGCCAAGCTGGCCGCACGCTGCGTGATGCGCCACGGTTCCGGCAAGCTGGCCCTGATCACCACCGACGGCTACCGTATCGGTGGATATGAACAATTGCGCATCTACGGCAAGATCCTGGGCGTGATGGTGCATTCGGTCAAGGATGAGACCGACCTGCGTATCGCCCTGGAAGAATTGAAGGGCAAGCACACCGTCCTGATCGATACCGCCGGCGTGGGCCAGCGCGACCAGATGGTGGCCGAGCAGGATGCCATGCTGGCTGGCGCTGGTGTGGACATCAAGCGCCTCTTGTGTCTGAACGCTACCGCCACCGGCGGTACCTTGAACGAGGTGGTGCACGCCTATTCCAGCTCGGGCCTGGCCGGTTGCATCATCACCAAGCTTGATGAAGCGGCCACCATCGGTAACGTGCTGGACGTGGTGATCCGTCACAAGCTCAATTTGCATTACGTGGCCAATGGCCAGCGCGTGCCGGAAGACCTGCATGTGGCCAACAAGCTCTACCTGGCAGATCGCGCCTTCAAGCAGAAGCGCGAAACGGCTCCCTTCGAATTCCAGGAGGGGGAGTTGCCGGGGGTCATTGGTCCCACCGCCATGTCCATGAATGACAAAGGACTGCGTGAGGTGAGCTTTGGCTAG
- the flgM gene encoding flagellar biosynthesis anti-sigma factor FlgM: MNVNDALKSAALNTEQTQTQTRNNAQAGAASGNGAPAAAAASDSVRLSSTYQALETKVNSNSSSFDAKKVAEIKAAIANGTFQIDPEKVANGLIDTVKTLISARQA, from the coding sequence GTGAACGTTAACGACGCCCTCAAATCCGCTGCCCTCAACACCGAGCAGACGCAGACCCAGACTCGCAACAACGCCCAGGCCGGCGCTGCCAGCGGCAATGGCGCGCCTGCTGCCGCAGCTGCTTCGGACAGCGTGCGCCTGTCCAGCACCTACCAGGCGCTGGAGACCAAGGTCAACAGCAACAGCAGCAGCTTCGACGCCAAGAAAGTGGCCGAAATCAAGGCCGCCATTGCCAACGGCACCTTCCAGATCGATCCGGAAAAAGTCGCCAATGGCCTCATCGATACCGTCAAGACCCTGATCAGCGCCCGCCAGGCCTGA